One genomic segment of Passer domesticus isolate bPasDom1 chromosome 21, bPasDom1.hap1, whole genome shotgun sequence includes these proteins:
- the LOC135284806 gene encoding tyrosine-protein kinase ZAP-70 isoform X1 gives MPASAAPAPPTHPSVSRNLGPLNADGYTPDPVGAGKSRLLPMDTSVYESPYSDPEELKDKKLFLKRDHLMIDEVELGAGNFGCVKKGVYKMRKKQIDVAIKVLKSNNEKTVKDEMMKEAQIMHQLDNPYIVRMIGVCEAESLMLVMEMASGGPLNRFLASKKDEITTSNIVELMHQVSMGMKYLEEKNFVHRDLAARNVLLVNQHYAKISDFGLSKALGADDSYYKARTAGKWPLKWYAPECILFHKFSSKSDVWSYGVTMWEAFSFGQKPYKKMKGPEVISFIEQGKRMDCPQECPAEMYSLMQQCWTYRWEERPGFVAVENTIRSYYYSIAAKPENGPDTGDRAKAALP, from the exons ATGCCAG cctctgcagcaccagctccacCCACCCACCCCTCCGTGAGT AGAAACCTGGGCCCTCTCAATGCAGACGGATACACCCCAGACCCTGTTG GGGCAGGAAAATCCCGCCTGCTGCCCATGGACACCAGCGTCTACGAGAGCCCCTACAGTGACCCCGAGGAGCTGAAGGACAAGAAGCTGTTCCTGAAGAGGGACCACCTGATGATTGATGAAGTGGAGCTGGGTGCAGGAAACTTTGGCTGTGTCAAGAAGGGAGTTTACAAAATGAGGAA GAAGCAGATCGATGTGGCCATCAAGGTGCTGAAGAGCAACAACGAGAAGACAGTGAAGGATGAGATGATGAAGGAAGCACAGATCATGCACCAGCTGGACAACCCCTACATTGTGAGAATGATCGGGGTGTGCGAGGCCGAGTCGCTGATGCTCGTGATGGAGATGGCTTCTGGAGGGCCCCTCAACAGGTTCTTGGCTTCCAAGAA GGATGAGATTACAACGAGCAACATCGTGGAGCTGATGCACCAGGTGTCCATGGGGATGAAGTACCTGGAGGAGAAGAACTTTGTCCACAGGGACCTGGCAGCCAGGAATGTCCTGCTGGTGAACCAGCACTACGCCAAGATCAGTGACTTTGGGCTCTCCAAGGCTCTGGGAGCTGATGACAGCTACTACAAG GCCAGGACAGCAGGGAAGTGGCCCCTGAAGTGGTACGCCCCCGAGTGCATCCTCTTCCACAAGTTCTCCAGCAAGAGCGACGTCTGGAGCTATGGTGTGACCATGTGGGAGGCCTTCAGCTTCGGGCAGAAACCCTACAAG AAAATGAAGGGCCCCGAGGTGATCAGCTTCATAGAGCAGGGCAAGCGCATGGACTGTCCCCAGGAGTGCCCAGCAGAGATGTACTCCCTgatgcagcagtgctggacatACAG ATGGGAAGAACGTCCAGGATTTGTGGCTGTGGAAAACACCATCCGCTCCTACTACTACAGCATTGCTGCCAAGCCCGAAAATGGGCcggacacaggggacagggccaAAGCAGCTCTTCCTTGA
- the NFILZ gene encoding NFIL3 like protein — protein sequence MENFLAPQSELLLQRGRAQLLLGKVGGHSRRKREFMPDDKKDTMYWEKRRKNNEAAKRSREKRRLNDVAMESQLAALSRENAVLRTELLSLKLRFGLLSPAPSPFQGRPLGLYLRGHRAASPLLGVEPFAGDSCCAAQESFVPKVLEPAEFPCKTFNPSTNILGCDSKPVPMDTHGLQQPKMFEESFSPKRFDASFSPTVCSPFLSYPCPDKHPFPCPWMGSACFLCPLPGTAEARKESSTVVSDEDDEQQVPKTSPVPSCSLPCPLEEQLKGRSFAALPHKLRIKSKALGTLEETGLDSH from the coding sequence ATGGAGAACTTCCTGGCCCCTCAGAgcgagctgctgctgcagcggggccgggcccagctgctcctggggaaggTGGGCGGACACTCCCGGCGGAAGAGGGAATTCATGCCGGACGACAAGAAGGACACCATGTACTGGGAGAAGAGGCGCAAGAACAATGAGGCCGCCAAGCGCTCGCGGGAGAAGCGGCGCCTCAACGATGTGGCCATGGAGAGCCAGCTGGCAGCGCTGAGCCGCGAGAACGCTGTGCTCAGGACCGAGCTGCTCTCCCTCAAGCTGCGCTTCGGGCTCCTCAGCCCCGCGCCCAGCCCCTTCCAGGGCCGCCCCCTCGGGCTCTACCTCAGGGGGCACCGGGCAGCCTCACCCCTGCTGGGTGTGGAGCCCTTTGCTGGTGactcctgctgtgctgcccaggAGAGTTttgtgcccaaggtgctggAACCGGCTGAGTTTCCTTGCAAAACCTTCAACCCCTCCACAAACATCCTTGGCTGTGACTCCAAACCCGTTCCCATGGACACACATGGCCTCCAGCAACCCAAAATGTTTGAggaatccttcagccccaaaagGTTTGATGCATCCTTCAGCCCCACAGTTTGCTCTCCATTCCTCAGCTACCCCTGCCCAGACAAACaccccttcccctgcccttggATGGGCAGTGCCTGCTTCTTGTGCCCATTGCCCGGCACGGCTGAGGCCAGGAAGGAGAGCAGCACCGTGGTGTCGGATGAAGATGACGAGCAACAAGTGCCCAAAACTTCTCCTGTGCCTTcctgcagcctgccctgccccttGGAAGAGCAGCTGAAGGGCCGGAGCTTTGCTGCCCTCCCGCACAAGCTCCGGATTAAGAGCAAAGCCCTGGGCACTCTGGAGGAGACTGGGCTGGACTCACACTGA